From a single Couchioplanes caeruleus genomic region:
- a CDS encoding vWA domain-containing protein, translating into MMDFAPRVKEDNPDPRIACTLLLDTSYSMSGAPINELNEGFALFCDEIKNDDLAAKRAEIAVITFGGMARVEIPFTEGRDLQPKRLVPSGNTPLGSALTLALSQLETRKAEYKQAGLEYYRPWLFVLTDGAPTDGTEFDAAAQRVRAAEAARSLSVFGVGVGDAADLGRLGQLSATRTPVSLRGLSFREFFGWLSASLSTASSSLAFGTSDSQVAAAESAEQIPLPAPSGWATV; encoded by the coding sequence ATGATGGATTTCGCGCCGCGGGTCAAGGAGGACAACCCCGACCCTCGCATCGCCTGCACGTTGCTGCTCGACACGTCGTACTCGATGTCGGGTGCACCGATCAACGAGCTGAACGAAGGATTCGCGCTGTTCTGCGATGAGATCAAGAACGACGATCTGGCCGCGAAGCGGGCCGAGATCGCGGTGATCACCTTCGGCGGCATGGCGCGCGTCGAGATCCCGTTCACCGAGGGCCGCGATCTGCAGCCGAAGCGCCTGGTTCCCAGCGGCAACACCCCGCTCGGGAGTGCGCTCACCCTGGCGCTGAGCCAACTGGAGACCCGCAAGGCCGAGTACAAGCAGGCCGGGCTGGAGTACTACCGCCCGTGGCTGTTCGTGCTCACCGACGGCGCACCCACCGACGGCACCGAGTTCGACGCCGCCGCGCAACGGGTCCGCGCCGCCGAGGCCGCCCGCAGCCTGTCGGTCTTCGGTGTCGGCGTGGGCGACGCCGCCGACCTCGGCAGGCTCGGTCAGCTGTCGGCGACGCGTACGCCGGTGTCCCTGCGGGGTCTGAGCTTCCGCGAGTTCTTCGGCTGGCTGTCCGCGTCGCTGAGCACCGCGTCGAGCTCGCTGGCGTTCGGCACCAGCGACTCGCAGGTCGCTGCCGCGGAGAGCGCCGAGCAGATCCCGCTGCCGGCGCCGAGCGGCTGGGCCACCGTGTGA
- a CDS encoding PP2C family serine/threonine-protein phosphatase, giving the protein MWRAIGASVPGTSHTSAGRGCDDSSGWLHGAGTVCLIAADGAGSRPLSAYGSRIAVDTVLEFGAALRDGEATMDDPGAWLTDVFTEVHRRIETVANGSDHDPYDYATTLAVAVLAGEVLAIGQVGDTIAVVGGPGGYRTVGPAEQHEYANETEFVTREDFAAHLRLDTVEAEGIDEIFLSTDGLRYKILDDLRESVPYEPFFADLAAYARSAGATPDAVARFLEAVDDQTGDDLTVVAAVRMQEPAAGS; this is encoded by the coding sequence ATGTGGAGAGCAATCGGCGCCTCGGTGCCCGGGACCTCGCACACGAGCGCGGGCCGCGGATGCGATGACTCCTCGGGGTGGCTCCACGGCGCCGGGACGGTCTGCCTGATCGCGGCCGACGGCGCCGGTTCGCGGCCGCTGTCCGCGTACGGGTCCCGGATCGCCGTCGACACGGTCCTCGAGTTCGGTGCGGCGCTGCGTGACGGGGAGGCGACCATGGACGACCCCGGGGCGTGGCTCACCGACGTGTTCACGGAGGTCCACCGGCGGATCGAGACCGTGGCGAACGGCAGCGATCACGATCCGTACGACTACGCCACCACCCTGGCGGTGGCTGTGCTGGCCGGTGAGGTCCTCGCGATCGGGCAGGTCGGCGACACCATCGCGGTGGTCGGCGGACCGGGTGGATACCGCACCGTCGGTCCGGCCGAGCAGCACGAATACGCCAACGAGACCGAGTTCGTCACCCGCGAGGACTTCGCCGCGCACCTGCGCCTCGACACCGTGGAGGCCGAGGGGATCGACGAGATCTTCCTGTCGACCGACGGGCTCCGCTACAAGATCCTCGACGACCTGCGCGAATCGGTGCCCTACGAGCCGTTCTTCGCCGACCTCGCGGCGTATGCCCGCAGCGCCGGCGCCACCCCCGACGCGGTCGCCCGGTTCCTCGAGGCGGTGGACGACCAGACCGGTGACGACCTGACCGTCGTCGCCGCCGTACGGATGCAGGAGCCGGCGGCCGGAAGCTGA
- a CDS encoding MarR family transcriptional regulator, with product MTPEPARASATADLMRAGRETSRLSMVLRYAIADRLGLTVSDLEALDFLADAGSATAGQVAERTNLTTGAVTSMLRRLQQAGYVTAERDPADRRRVIVTLRPERIADLERPYERFAERAQRLIEGYSVEELTFLVRHFGRMQAMYLAELDSLRDDTAEQNGVSRAARLPGGARPH from the coding sequence ATGACCCCCGAGCCGGCCCGCGCGTCCGCGACCGCCGACCTCATGCGTGCCGGCCGCGAGACCTCGCGGCTGTCCATGGTCTTGCGGTACGCGATCGCGGACCGGCTGGGCCTCACCGTGAGCGACCTGGAGGCGCTGGACTTCCTGGCGGACGCCGGATCCGCCACCGCGGGCCAGGTCGCCGAGCGGACCAACCTCACCACCGGTGCCGTGACCAGCATGCTCCGCCGGCTCCAGCAGGCCGGCTACGTCACCGCCGAACGCGACCCGGCCGACCGCCGCCGCGTGATCGTCACGCTGCGGCCGGAGCGGATCGCCGACCTGGAGCGACCGTACGAACGGTTCGCCGAACGGGCGCAGCGGCTCATCGAGGGCTACAGCGTCGAGGAGCTCACGTTCCTGGTCCGGCACTTCGGCCGCATGCAGGCGATGTACCTCGCCGAGCTGGACAGCCTCCGCGACGACACCGCCGAGCAGAACGGCGTCAGTCGTGCGGCGCGGCTTCCCGGCGGCGCGCGGCCACACTGA
- a CDS encoding aldo/keto reductase translates to MRTAKLGKLEVGRIGLGAMGMSHGYSGAGTDDDESIRTIHRAVDLGVTLIDTAEVYGPYVNEELVGRALRGRRDSVVLATKFGLISHTGRGAGRPDSSPASIRTAVEGSLERLGTDRIDLYYQHRVDPDTPIEDTMGALADLVREGKIRHVGLSEAWAGTIRRAHAVHPVTALQSEYSIWTRDQDELLPVLRELGIGLVAYSPLGRGFLTGALRSPADLEKLDDSDFRKNHPRFTGENFQRNLRIADRVQQIADGIGATPAQVALAWVLAQGGDVVPIPGTRRVSRVEENTAADAVELSAEQVAALTALPAAEGGHHTDEQMKLIER, encoded by the coding sequence ATGCGTACCGCGAAACTCGGCAAGCTCGAAGTCGGCCGGATCGGCCTCGGCGCGATGGGCATGTCGCACGGCTACAGCGGCGCCGGTACCGACGACGACGAGTCGATCCGTACCATCCACCGGGCCGTCGACCTCGGTGTCACGCTCATCGACACCGCCGAGGTCTACGGGCCGTACGTGAACGAGGAACTGGTCGGCCGCGCCCTGCGGGGCCGCCGGGACTCCGTCGTGCTCGCGACCAAGTTCGGCCTGATCTCGCACACCGGACGCGGCGCGGGCCGGCCCGACAGCAGCCCCGCGAGCATCCGCACCGCCGTCGAGGGCTCGCTCGAGCGCCTCGGCACCGACCGCATCGACCTGTACTACCAGCACCGCGTCGACCCGGACACCCCGATCGAGGACACCATGGGCGCCCTCGCCGACCTCGTCCGCGAAGGCAAGATCCGCCACGTCGGGCTCTCCGAGGCCTGGGCCGGCACCATCCGGCGCGCCCACGCCGTGCACCCGGTCACCGCGCTGCAGTCGGAATACTCGATCTGGACCCGCGACCAGGACGAGCTGCTGCCCGTGCTGCGGGAGCTGGGCATCGGGCTGGTCGCGTACTCCCCGCTGGGCCGCGGCTTCCTCACCGGCGCGCTGCGCTCACCGGCCGACCTGGAGAAGCTCGACGACAGCGACTTCCGCAAGAACCACCCGCGCTTCACCGGCGAGAACTTCCAGCGCAACCTGCGCATCGCCGACCGGGTCCAGCAGATCGCGGACGGGATCGGCGCCACCCCGGCCCAGGTGGCCCTGGCCTGGGTGCTCGCCCAGGGCGGCGACGTCGTCCCCATCCCCGGCACCAGGCGCGTGAGCCGCGTCGAGGAGAACACCGCCGCCGACGCGGTCGAGCTCTCCGCCGAGCAGGTCGCCGCCCTGACCGCGCTGCCCGCGGCCGAGGGTGGCCACCACACCGACGAGCAGATGAAGCTCATCGAACGCTGA
- a CDS encoding NPCBM/NEW2 domain-containing protein, which yields MSTANKSQRAASFVFLMLLAAAIAGPVLYLLYSGRDRTAVPLLVGCVVTAFVLALLAAHITARHRRSRRNAMQYGMRESGPLHLLQLRQWLILLVGVAVVAVGTGAFTGVRVLAGEPSEAAPTAAPTPTGTPLVETVEPTVSETTEPSETIEPSETTDPSEPAEAVEPTDTSGTDEGDFPTPAPGSTEYLDSADPTDGGYDAKPVSLSGNRYSRGIQFYCDTPTNSHMQWNVAGNVSFSATAGIDDSTEDAFGKIVEILFYDQDGHRLLSKPAEVSVGHPAKLSLKLTGVVGLRMTCSSRDAKTNEQNDTYAVFGDPIVVHQ from the coding sequence GTGAGTACCGCGAACAAATCCCAGAGGGCCGCGTCCTTCGTCTTCCTGATGCTGCTGGCCGCGGCCATCGCCGGGCCGGTGCTGTACCTCCTCTATTCCGGACGGGACCGGACGGCGGTGCCGCTGCTGGTCGGCTGCGTCGTGACGGCGTTCGTCCTGGCGCTCCTGGCCGCACACATCACAGCGCGGCACCGGCGCAGCCGCCGGAACGCCATGCAGTACGGCATGCGCGAGTCGGGCCCGTTGCACCTGCTGCAGCTGCGCCAGTGGCTGATCCTCCTGGTCGGCGTGGCGGTGGTCGCCGTCGGGACCGGAGCGTTCACCGGCGTACGGGTCCTGGCCGGCGAGCCGTCCGAGGCGGCTCCGACGGCGGCCCCGACGCCCACCGGCACGCCGCTCGTCGAGACGGTCGAACCGACGGTGAGCGAAACGACCGAGCCGAGCGAGACGATCGAACCCAGCGAGACGACCGATCCGAGCGAGCCGGCCGAGGCGGTGGAGCCGACCGACACATCGGGTACGGACGAGGGCGACTTCCCCACGCCGGCTCCCGGGTCGACCGAGTACCTGGACAGCGCCGACCCGACCGACGGTGGCTACGACGCCAAGCCGGTCAGCCTGAGCGGGAACCGGTACTCGCGGGGGATCCAGTTCTACTGCGACACCCCGACGAACTCGCACATGCAGTGGAACGTGGCCGGCAACGTCAGCTTCAGCGCGACCGCCGGAATCGACGACTCCACGGAGGACGCGTTCGGCAAGATCGTGGAGATCCTCTTCTACGACCAGGACGGGCACCGCCTGCTGTCCAAGCCCGCCGAGGTCTCCGTCGGCCATCCGGCGAAGCTGAGCCTCAAGCTGACCGGCGTCGTCGGCCTCCGGATGACCTGCTCCAGCCGGGACGCCAAGACCAACGAGCAGAACGACACGTACGCGGTCTTCGGCGATCCGATCGTCGTGCACCAGTGA
- a CDS encoding serine hydrolase domain-containing protein, producing MKRSLMTVVVAAAVAGTAVVGIGVAQARSGDRPVPVAFRPGLTATLQADADALQKYGAPGVLAEVDTARGDVRVRSGYGNVAARTPVPWNAKFRIGSFTKPFVAATVLQLVGERRLALDDKVERFLPGLIRANGNDGRKITVRQLLQHTSGLPEYTNAMTDMGTAEGFQQARLRTWTSADLVGLAMQFPADFPPGEKWNYSNTNYVVASMIIEKVTGHTWQQEVRRRIVKPLGLRHTYLPGTSAVIPRPHAVGYQRFPGPGATVDDPRYGEPIDATLVNPSLAGPAGEMISTTEDADTFLRALVTGKVLRPAQLAEMQRTVDTSDELRARWPGARYGLGILWAGNSCGGYWSHGGDIPGFMTRNGVTPDGSRSVTVSINTDSLKPDPGVRLPAVDITTELIDHALCGVR from the coding sequence ATGAAGAGATCACTCATGACAGTCGTCGTCGCGGCGGCGGTGGCCGGAACCGCCGTCGTCGGCATCGGGGTCGCTCAGGCCAGGAGCGGGGACCGGCCGGTGCCGGTCGCGTTCCGGCCCGGGCTCACCGCGACCCTGCAGGCCGACGCGGACGCGCTGCAAAAGTACGGCGCTCCGGGTGTGCTGGCGGAGGTGGACACCGCACGCGGCGATGTGCGGGTGCGCAGCGGGTACGGCAACGTCGCCGCCCGTACGCCGGTGCCGTGGAATGCGAAGTTCCGGATCGGCAGTTTCACCAAGCCGTTCGTGGCGGCGACCGTGCTGCAGCTCGTCGGCGAGCGCAGGCTGGCGCTGGACGACAAGGTCGAGCGGTTCCTGCCCGGCCTGATCCGGGCCAACGGCAACGACGGCCGGAAGATCACGGTGCGGCAGCTGCTGCAGCACACCAGCGGCCTGCCCGAGTACACCAACGCGATGACGGACATGGGCACCGCGGAGGGTTTCCAGCAGGCCCGCCTGCGTACGTGGACCAGCGCCGACCTCGTCGGCCTGGCCATGCAGTTCCCGGCCGACTTCCCGCCGGGCGAGAAGTGGAACTACTCCAACACCAACTACGTCGTGGCATCCATGATCATTGAGAAGGTCACCGGGCACACCTGGCAGCAGGAGGTGCGGAGGCGGATCGTCAAGCCGCTGGGTCTGCGTCACACGTACCTGCCGGGCACCAGCGCGGTGATCCCGCGCCCGCACGCGGTGGGCTATCAGCGGTTCCCCGGACCCGGCGCGACGGTGGATGATCCGCGCTACGGCGAGCCGATCGACGCGACCCTGGTGAACCCGTCCCTGGCCGGCCCGGCCGGAGAGATGATCAGCACGACGGAGGACGCCGACACGTTCCTGCGGGCGCTGGTGACCGGCAAGGTGCTCAGGCCGGCCCAGCTGGCGGAGATGCAGCGGACCGTGGACACCAGCGACGAGCTGCGGGCCCGGTGGCCCGGCGCCCGGTACGGCCTGGGCATCCTGTGGGCCGGCAACTCGTGCGGCGGCTACTGGAGCCACGGCGGTGACATCCCCGGCTTCATGACCCGCAACGGCGTCACGCCGGACGGCTCCCGCAGCGTCACGGTGTCGATCAACACCGACTCGCTCAAGCCGGACCCGGGGGTGCGACTGCCCGCCGTGGACATCACCACCGAGCTGATCGACCACGCGCTCTGCGGCGTTCGCTGA
- a CDS encoding ester cyclase produces MSSADLRTVYAAYLEAANAREFHRMAEFAHDTIVFNGDTVSRDAYVAAMRQAVGSVQNYTWRLDDLIIEGERVAARLTVTGTPVKQWLGLQPTGRHVTFTEYAFYHFREGRFDRMWYLLDTRAIEEQLAARDDGRALPESS; encoded by the coding sequence ATGAGCTCCGCCGACCTCCGCACGGTGTACGCCGCCTATCTCGAGGCCGCCAACGCCCGCGAGTTCCACCGCATGGCCGAGTTCGCGCACGACACCATCGTCTTCAACGGCGACACCGTCTCCCGTGACGCCTATGTCGCCGCGATGCGGCAGGCCGTGGGCTCGGTGCAGAACTACACGTGGCGCCTCGACGACCTGATCATCGAGGGCGAGCGGGTGGCGGCCCGGCTGACCGTCACGGGCACCCCGGTGAAGCAGTGGCTGGGCCTGCAGCCCACCGGCCGGCACGTCACCTTCACCGAGTACGCGTTCTATCACTTCCGGGAGGGCCGCTTCGACCGGATGTGGTATCTCCTCGACACCAGAGCCATCGAGGAGCAGCTGGCAGCCCGAGATGACGGGAGGGCCTTGCCAGAATCATCTTAG
- a CDS encoding ATP-binding protein, with product MSDDALITSLTAAIDARPDDLTLRLHVAGVLVDLGRATDAVPHVGLVLARDPGNQAAQELMRRALTAPAPGAATPAAAAGPPGHEPVVPPAATGAGPAQDDPLVAYEQELSDVVPPRYVTGEQPAAVPPVGNPAGDLPEPVRGDGDRRFDVESSRVRLADVGGMDAVKERLELSFLGPLRDPELRRLYGKSLRGGLMLYGPPGCGKTFLARAVAGEMGARFMSLSIVDVLDMWIGNSERNLHELFQTARRNAPCVLFLDEVDALGQKRSQTHSSAMRTVGNQLLAELDGIDADNEGVFVLAATNTPWQVDPALRRPGRLDRMVLVLPPDAAARDAIIRLNLRDRPIAGVDLPRIVAATEDFSGADLTHLCETAAEYAMADSMRSGRVRMIGQPDFDRALGEVRPSTGPWFATARNVAMFSNEGGAYDDLVAYLKDRKLLR from the coding sequence ATGAGCGACGACGCCCTGATCACCAGCCTCACCGCCGCCATCGACGCGCGCCCCGACGACCTGACGCTGCGCCTGCATGTCGCCGGGGTGCTCGTCGACCTGGGCCGGGCCACCGACGCGGTGCCGCACGTCGGGCTCGTCCTCGCGCGAGATCCGGGCAACCAGGCCGCACAGGAGCTCATGCGGCGTGCGCTGACCGCGCCCGCGCCGGGCGCCGCGACACCCGCCGCGGCCGCCGGGCCGCCGGGGCACGAGCCGGTCGTCCCGCCCGCGGCCACGGGTGCCGGGCCCGCACAGGACGACCCGCTGGTGGCGTACGAGCAGGAGTTGTCCGATGTCGTGCCGCCCCGCTATGTCACCGGGGAGCAACCGGCCGCTGTCCCGCCCGTCGGCAATCCCGCGGGCGACCTGCCGGAACCGGTCCGCGGGGATGGCGACCGGCGGTTCGACGTCGAGTCGTCGAGGGTCCGGCTGGCCGACGTCGGCGGCATGGACGCCGTCAAGGAGCGCCTCGAGCTGTCCTTCCTGGGCCCGCTGCGCGACCCGGAACTGCGCAGGTTGTACGGCAAGAGCCTGCGCGGCGGCCTGATGCTGTACGGCCCGCCCGGCTGCGGCAAGACGTTCCTGGCCCGGGCCGTGGCCGGCGAGATGGGCGCCCGGTTCATGTCGCTGTCGATCGTCGACGTCCTGGACATGTGGATCGGCAACTCCGAGCGCAACCTGCACGAGCTGTTCCAGACGGCGCGGCGCAACGCCCCGTGCGTGCTCTTCCTGGACGAGGTCGACGCTCTCGGCCAGAAACGGTCCCAGACCCACTCCAGCGCGATGCGTACGGTGGGCAACCAGCTGCTCGCCGAGCTGGACGGCATCGACGCCGACAACGAGGGGGTGTTCGTGCTCGCCGCCACGAACACGCCCTGGCAGGTCGACCCGGCGTTGCGCCGTCCCGGCCGGCTCGACCGGATGGTGCTGGTGCTGCCGCCGGACGCGGCGGCCCGGGACGCGATCATCCGGCTCAACCTGCGCGACCGCCCGATCGCCGGCGTCGACCTGCCCAGGATCGTCGCGGCGACCGAGGACTTCTCCGGCGCCGACCTGACCCACCTGTGCGAGACGGCGGCCGAGTACGCGATGGCCGACTCGATGCGCAGCGGCAGGGTCCGGATGATCGGGCAGCCCGACTTCGACCGGGCCCTGGGTGAGGTCCGGCCGTCCACCGGCCCGTGGTTCGCCACGGCCCGCAACGTCGCGATGTTCAGCAACGAGGGCGGCGCGTACGACGACCTGGTCGCGTACCTCAAGGATCGGAAGCTGCTGCGGTGA
- a CDS encoding FAD-dependent oxidoreductase, with amino-acid sequence MGTSTDFSVAIAGAGLSGLCLAQYLMRAGVDVHVYERDPGPFVRRQGYRIILDRYGLEALRESLPRPLYRLALTTGDEPGGHMRFTDSRLRDAFTVTFKDEPHATRQVDRLTLRSILMSGLDGRIHYGRSAVAVDSGGPAGLRLRFTEGESVPASVVVAADGAGSALRAQLMPDADPADTPMAGVYGRSPLRRDGESVIPEALRTSGVLAIADRPGRAFFFTSMRFGESPREAFARLAPGSFAPTGDDYVMWGLLLRREEVPTGVRGDLLALRELAARRSADFHPLIRRLVDTAEPDATVLTYFASGRRPHRWAVPRATMMGDAVHVMPPFGAHGGNTALRDAALLGHRLVEARANGTPVEEAIAAYQDEMVPYAFRAVDTAAGLMRRLTGGAAAPHWVLTRVLPRLHRVTVPEA; translated from the coding sequence ATGGGTACATCGACGGACTTCTCGGTGGCGATCGCCGGCGCGGGCCTCTCCGGCCTCTGTCTCGCCCAGTACCTGATGCGGGCCGGCGTGGACGTGCACGTCTACGAGCGGGACCCCGGCCCCTTCGTCCGGCGGCAGGGCTACCGGATCATCCTCGACCGGTACGGGCTCGAAGCGCTGCGCGAAAGCCTGCCCCGGCCGCTGTACCGCCTGGCGCTGACCACCGGAGACGAGCCCGGCGGGCACATGCGCTTCACCGACAGCCGCCTGCGGGACGCCTTCACCGTCACCTTCAAGGACGAGCCGCACGCGACCCGCCAGGTCGACCGGCTGACCCTGCGGTCGATCCTGATGTCCGGCCTGGACGGACGCATCCACTACGGCAGGTCCGCCGTCGCGGTGGACAGCGGCGGCCCGGCCGGCCTGCGGTTGCGGTTCACCGAGGGCGAGTCCGTCCCCGCGAGCGTCGTGGTGGCCGCGGACGGTGCCGGCTCGGCGCTGCGTGCGCAGCTCATGCCGGACGCGGACCCGGCGGACACCCCGATGGCGGGCGTCTACGGCAGGTCGCCGCTGCGGCGCGACGGCGAGAGCGTGATCCCGGAGGCGTTGCGTACCAGCGGGGTTCTGGCCATCGCCGACCGTCCGGGCCGCGCCTTCTTCTTCACCTCCATGCGGTTCGGCGAGAGTCCCCGGGAGGCGTTCGCGCGCCTGGCCCCGGGCAGCTTCGCGCCGACCGGCGACGACTACGTCATGTGGGGGCTGCTGCTCCGGCGGGAGGAGGTGCCCACCGGCGTGCGCGGCGACCTGCTGGCACTGCGGGAGCTGGCCGCCCGCAGGAGCGCGGACTTCCACCCGCTCATCCGGCGGCTGGTCGACACGGCCGAGCCGGACGCCACCGTGCTCACGTATTTCGCCTCCGGCCGGCGCCCACACCGGTGGGCGGTGCCCCGGGCGACGATGATGGGCGACGCCGTCCACGTGATGCCGCCGTTCGGCGCCCACGGCGGCAACACCGCGCTGCGCGACGCCGCCCTGCTCGGTCACCGGCTCGTCGAGGCCCGGGCGAACGGGACGCCCGTGGAGGAGGCGATCGCCGCCTACCAGGACGAGATGGTGCCGTACGCCTTCCGCGCCGTCGACACCGCCGCGGGGCTGATGCGCCGCCTCACCGGGGGAGCGGCCGCACCGCACTGGGTGCTGACCCGCGTGCTACCGCGGCTGCACCGGGTCACCGTACCCGAGGCATGA
- a CDS encoding helix-turn-helix transcriptional regulator gives MDNRSEVRAFLSSRRAKISPEQAGIAAHGSRRVAGLRRGEVAALAGVSVEYYTRLERGSLAGASDGVLDALARALQLDDTETAHLRHLARAAGAGPGRARTGAPEIRPAIRQVLDSMAGVPAVLRTHRFDILAANPLGRALYAPLFHSAARPVNSVRFAFLDPHAQAFYPDWQKIARESVGALRLAAAANPYDQQLMSLIGELSMHSEPFRGWWAAQDVHVHRHGVKRFRHPAIGLLELAHEALELPGDDTPLTIVTYTAVPGTPSGDGLELLATWAAADESHQRAIQQG, from the coding sequence ATGGACAACCGCAGCGAGGTACGCGCGTTCCTGAGCTCCCGCCGGGCCAAGATCAGCCCGGAGCAGGCGGGCATCGCCGCCCACGGCAGCCGCCGCGTCGCCGGGCTGCGCCGGGGGGAGGTTGCCGCGCTCGCGGGGGTCAGCGTCGAGTACTACACCCGCCTGGAACGCGGCAGCCTCGCCGGCGCCTCCGACGGCGTCCTGGACGCGCTCGCCCGGGCCCTGCAGCTCGACGACACGGAGACCGCCCACCTGCGCCACCTCGCCCGCGCGGCCGGCGCCGGACCGGGCCGTGCCCGCACGGGCGCCCCGGAGATCAGGCCCGCGATCCGCCAGGTTCTGGACTCCATGGCCGGGGTGCCCGCCGTCCTGCGTACGCACCGATTCGACATCCTCGCCGCCAACCCGCTGGGCCGGGCGCTCTACGCGCCGCTGTTCCACTCCGCCGCCCGGCCGGTGAACTCCGTGCGCTTCGCGTTCCTCGACCCGCACGCCCAGGCCTTCTATCCGGACTGGCAGAAGATCGCCCGCGAATCGGTCGGTGCGCTGCGCCTGGCGGCCGCCGCCAACCCGTACGACCAGCAGCTGATGAGCCTCATCGGGGAGCTGTCCATGCACAGCGAGCCGTTCCGCGGGTGGTGGGCGGCCCAGGACGTCCACGTGCACCGCCACGGGGTCAAACGCTTCCGCCACCCCGCCATCGGCCTGCTCGAGCTCGCCCACGAGGCGCTCGAACTGCCCGGCGACGACACCCCGCTGACGATCGTCACGTACACCGCCGTGCCGGGCACCCCCTCCGGCGACGGTCTGGAGTTGCTCGCGACCTGGGCCGCCGCCGACGAGAGCCACCAGCGCGCGATCCAGCAGGGCTGA